From Planifilum fimeticola, one genomic window encodes:
- a CDS encoding bifunctional riboflavin kinase/FAD synthetase gives METVQLSYPLDLKKTYPPAVLAIGYFDGVHRGHQTVIRRARDLAARLGVSSAVMTFHPHPREVLGKANISRYITPLRDKLRQFDRLGVDRTYVMKFDRLFADRTKEQFVEEVLIPLQVKGVVVGFNFCFGRGASGRAEDLITMGKGRFRVEVITPVLEGETPVSSTRLREALAAGDVVTAEKILGRPHSIEGKVVTGDRRGRTIGFPTANLDLSEPYAVPKRGVYLVSVPRGGRVIPGVMNIGLRPTFRDPEPKLTLEVHLLGFEDDLYGEILRVYFHRFLREERRFDSVDELIRQIREDVRQAEAIWPEIESGTRE, from the coding sequence ATGGAGACGGTGCAACTTTCATATCCCTTGGATTTGAAAAAAACGTATCCGCCCGCAGTGCTGGCGATCGGCTACTTCGACGGCGTCCATCGGGGTCATCAGACGGTGATCCGCCGGGCAAGGGATCTGGCGGCTCGGCTCGGGGTTTCTTCGGCGGTGATGACCTTTCACCCGCACCCCAGGGAAGTGCTGGGGAAGGCCAACATCTCCAGGTATATCACGCCGCTTCGGGACAAGCTTCGCCAGTTTGACCGCTTGGGTGTGGACCGGACGTATGTGATGAAGTTTGACCGCCTGTTCGCGGATCGGACCAAGGAGCAGTTCGTCGAGGAGGTATTGATCCCCCTTCAGGTGAAAGGGGTGGTCGTGGGATTCAATTTTTGTTTTGGACGAGGTGCTTCGGGGCGGGCCGAGGACTTGATAACAATGGGGAAAGGTCGGTTTCGGGTCGAAGTGATCACCCCGGTCCTCGAAGGGGAAACTCCCGTCAGCAGCACCCGTCTGCGGGAAGCCCTCGCCGCCGGGGATGTGGTCACGGCGGAGAAGATTTTGGGCCGCCCCCACTCGATTGAAGGGAAAGTGGTCACCGGAGACCGTCGGGGCCGGACCATCGGATTTCCCACAGCCAATTTGGACTTATCGGAGCCTTATGCCGTTCCCAAAAGAGGGGTGTATCTCGTCTCCGTTCCCCGCGGTGGCCGGGTGATTCCCGGCGTGATGAACATCGGACTGCGCCCCACCTTCCGGGACCCCGAACCAAAACTCACCCTGGAGGTTCACCTGTTGGGATTTGAGGATGACCTGTACGGCGAAATTCTGCGCGTTTATTTTCACCGCTTCCTCCGGGAAGAGAGGCGTTTTGACTCGGTAGACGAGCTGATCCGTCAGATCCGGGAAGATGTTCGGCAGGCGGAGGCGATTTGGCCGGAAATTGAATCCGGTACGAGGGAATAA
- the dpsA gene encoding dipicolinate synthase subunit DpsA, producing MLSGKHVVFLGGDARQLEIIKKCIDLRANVSLVGFDNLQNPFIEATNRELTPDLMKTVDVLILPIVGTDDRGNVESIFTKKTLVLTEEHIEALPEQAVIYVGMAKPYLRYLCEKHGKRLVELLERDDVAIYNSIPTVEGALMMAIQNTDITVHGSSCIVLGLGRVGMTLARTLHGLGARVRVGVRQSDLFARAYEMGLTPFQIEELSDQVEDVDLLFNTIPALVVTSRVIAHMPHRAVIIDLASKPGGVDFKYAEKRGIKALLAPSLPGLVAPKTAGRILAMTIVQDLSEQDGKGGKGER from the coding sequence ATGCTGTCAGGCAAACATGTCGTCTTTCTCGGAGGAGATGCCCGGCAGTTGGAAATCATCAAAAAATGCATCGATTTGCGGGCCAATGTGAGCCTCGTCGGCTTTGACAATTTGCAGAATCCGTTCATTGAAGCGACCAACCGGGAGCTCACCCCTGATCTGATGAAAACGGTGGATGTTCTGATTCTTCCCATCGTCGGCACGGATGATCGCGGAAATGTGGAGAGCATCTTTACGAAAAAAACACTGGTTCTCACCGAGGAACACATTGAAGCCCTGCCGGAGCAGGCGGTGATCTATGTCGGGATGGCCAAACCCTATCTGCGCTATCTTTGCGAAAAACACGGCAAACGCCTGGTGGAGCTGTTGGAGCGGGATGATGTGGCCATCTACAATTCGATTCCCACGGTGGAAGGGGCTCTGATGATGGCCATCCAAAACACGGACATTACCGTTCACGGCTCCTCCTGTATCGTGCTGGGATTGGGAAGGGTGGGCATGACGCTCGCCCGTACGCTTCACGGATTGGGCGCAAGGGTTCGCGTTGGGGTTCGGCAGAGCGATCTTTTTGCCCGGGCGTACGAGATGGGGCTCACCCCTTTCCAGATTGAGGAGCTCTCCGATCAGGTGGAGGATGTCGACCTGCTGTTCAACACGATCCCGGCACTTGTCGTCACCTCGCGCGTGATCGCCCACATGCCCCACCGGGCGGTGATCATCGACCTGGCTTCCAAACCGGGGGGAGTGGATTTCAAATACGCGGAAAAAAGAGGAATCAAGGCTCTCCTCGCACCCAGCCTGCCGGGACTCGTCGCCCCGAAAACGGCGGGACGCATTCTCGCGATGACTATAGTCCAGGATTTGTCCGAACAGGACGGAAAGGGAGGAAAAGGGGAGAGATGA
- a CDS encoding M16 family metallopeptidase: protein MIVRHTLPNGVRIVAEPIPHVRSIALGFWIGTGSRNETDEINGISHFLEHMMFKGTKKRNARQLAEAFDEIGGQVNAFTLKELTCYYAKVLDEHFSIALEILADMFFGSTLPEEEIEKEKKVIIEEIRMVEDTPDDLVHDLLSKAVMGDHPLGFPILGSIKNVQEFDRSRLENYRHRQYRPDQTVIALAGRLPDDFLDQIESYFSAFREGGNTPVCRPPAFRSEAVVRKKPTEQTHLCLGLPGLAIQDPRIYALILLNNVLGGNMSSRLFQKVREERGLAYSVYSYHMAYRDCGLFAIYAGTGPGQENELMRLIFDILEELRQSGVEAAELNKAKEQLKSGYMLSLESTNNRMSRLGKNELLLGKHVTLDETIECIEQVTTDDILHLAQTLFSQPASLAVISPSGEIPPAYRRDALV from the coding sequence GTGATCGTCAGGCATACTTTGCCCAACGGCGTGCGCATCGTCGCCGAACCGATACCCCATGTCCGATCCATTGCCCTCGGCTTTTGGATCGGCACGGGTTCCCGGAACGAAACGGATGAAATCAACGGCATATCCCATTTTCTCGAGCACATGATGTTCAAGGGTACGAAGAAGCGAAACGCCCGGCAGCTCGCCGAAGCTTTCGATGAGATCGGCGGACAGGTGAATGCCTTTACGTTGAAGGAACTGACCTGCTACTATGCGAAGGTGCTGGATGAGCACTTTTCGATCGCTCTGGAGATCTTGGCGGATATGTTTTTCGGGTCGACGCTTCCCGAGGAGGAGATTGAGAAGGAGAAGAAGGTGATCATCGAGGAGATCCGCATGGTGGAGGACACTCCGGACGATCTCGTCCATGATCTCCTTTCGAAGGCGGTGATGGGAGACCATCCCCTGGGGTTTCCCATTCTCGGCAGTATCAAAAACGTTCAGGAATTCGACCGGTCCCGCCTGGAAAACTACCGCCATCGGCAATATCGTCCCGATCAGACGGTGATCGCTTTGGCCGGACGCTTGCCGGATGATTTTCTGGACCAGATCGAGTCTTATTTTTCCGCTTTTAGAGAAGGCGGGAATACACCGGTGTGCCGTCCGCCGGCTTTCCGTTCGGAAGCCGTTGTCCGCAAGAAACCGACGGAGCAGACGCATCTCTGTCTCGGCCTTCCCGGCCTGGCGATTCAAGACCCGCGAATTTACGCACTGATCTTGCTGAACAACGTGCTGGGAGGGAACATGAGCTCCCGACTCTTTCAAAAGGTGCGGGAGGAACGGGGGTTGGCCTATTCCGTCTATTCCTATCACATGGCCTACCGGGACTGCGGTCTGTTTGCGATCTATGCGGGAACCGGTCCCGGCCAGGAAAACGAACTGATGCGTCTCATCTTTGATATCCTGGAGGAATTGCGGCAGTCCGGCGTGGAGGCCGCTGAATTGAACAAGGCCAAGGAGCAGTTGAAGAGCGGCTACATGCTGAGTCTGGAAAGCACCAACAACCGGATGAGCCGTTTGGGAAAGAACGAGCTCTTGTTGGGGAAGCACGTGACCCTGGATGAGACGATCGAGTGCATCGAGCAGGTGACGACGGACGACATCCTCCATCTGGCTCAAACTCTCTTTTCCCAGCCCGCTTCCCTCGCCGTGATCTCTCCCTCCGGGGAGATTCCCCCCGCGTACAGGAGGGATGCCCTTGTTTGA
- the rbfA gene encoding 30S ribosome-binding factor RbfA: MARIRAARVGEQLKKELSQLLQQELKDPRIGFVTVTSVEMSRDLEHAKVFVSVMGDEEQKKKTLEGLEKAKGFLRSEAGRRLGIRRTPEIVFKIDHSIEHGQHISKLLEEVKRSEPDE; the protein is encoded by the coding sequence GTGGCCCGAATCCGTGCGGCTCGCGTCGGCGAGCAACTCAAAAAGGAGCTCAGCCAGCTGTTGCAACAGGAATTGAAGGACCCGCGGATCGGTTTCGTCACGGTGACGTCGGTGGAGATGAGCCGGGATTTGGAGCACGCCAAAGTGTTTGTCAGCGTCATGGGAGACGAGGAGCAGAAGAAAAAAACGCTGGAAGGGCTCGAAAAGGCGAAAGGCTTCCTCCGATCGGAAGCGGGCCGGCGGCTGGGGATTCGAAGGACCCCGGAAATCGTCTTCAAGATCGATCATTCGATCGAGCACGGCCAACACATTTCCAAGCTTTTGGAAGAAGTGAAACGAAGTGAGCCGGATGAATGA
- a CDS encoding YlmC/YmxH family sporulation protein has product MRWSELAEKELIDLVNGERLGLMGEADLVVDPSSGRVKSLVLTGGGTLFRKKREEITIDWGTIRKIGPEMVIVALGKTGSSRW; this is encoded by the coding sequence ATGCGTTGGAGCGAATTGGCCGAAAAGGAACTGATCGATTTGGTCAACGGGGAGAGGTTGGGATTGATGGGAGAAGCGGATCTTGTGGTGGATCCGAGCAGCGGACGGGTGAAATCCCTGGTTTTGACCGGGGGAGGGACCCTCTTTCGAAAAAAGCGGGAGGAGATCACCATCGATTGGGGGACGATCCGCAAAATCGGTCCCGAAATGGTCATTGTCGCCCTCGGTAAAACCGGCTCTTCGAGATGGTGA
- a CDS encoding aspartyl-phosphate phosphatase Spo0E family protein, whose protein sequence is MKTIDRELERMREKLYRTISQNGFRLSSDEVLLVSGKMDELILEYYRKKDQGSLKRSIPGCCRG, encoded by the coding sequence TTGAAGACAATCGACCGGGAACTGGAAAGGATGCGCGAGAAGCTGTACAGGACGATCAGTCAAAACGGTTTCCGCCTTTCTTCGGATGAAGTGCTGTTGGTCAGCGGAAAAATGGATGAACTGATTCTCGAATATTACAGGAAAAAGGATCAAGGTTCGCTCAAGCGGTCGATCCCCGGTTGCTGTCGGGGATGA
- the rpsO gene encoding 30S ribosomal protein S15, whose amino-acid sequence MALSQERKRQIIEEFKIHENDTGSPEVQVAILTERINELNEHLREHKKDHHSRRGLLKMVGQRRNLLNYLKNKDITRYRKLIEKLGLRR is encoded by the coding sequence ATGGCGTTGTCCCAAGAGCGGAAACGGCAGATCATCGAGGAATTTAAGATCCACGAAAACGATACCGGATCCCCTGAAGTGCAAGTCGCCATCTTGACCGAACGCATCAACGAATTGAACGAGCACTTGCGGGAGCACAAGAAGGATCACCACTCCCGCCGGGGTTTGTTGAAAATGGTCGGTCAGCGGCGCAACCTGCTCAACTACCTGAAGAACAAGGACATTACAAGGTACCGTAAACTGATTGAGAAGCTGGGTCTGAGAAGGTGA
- a CDS encoding polysaccharide deacetylase family protein produces the protein MRRGARIRMLGWLILVLPLLLALVQSPAVTAYVAAVKKGDLPAFAGEDLRSVIESEAKRRYEPPVDARVDKVWKAIPGYDGLAVDVEETYRLAKKREPGSPIPWVYKVVPARVTLDDLDPQPIYRGNEKKPMVALMMNVSWGTEHLGEMLRVLHEERVPATFFLEGSWLKKHPDEARALMKEGHEIGNHAYSHPLMSGLSPERIRGEMFQTEQLLEKTLGIRSKWFAPPAGDFNQTVVEEAARLGMKTVLWTVDTVDWRKSSTPELMVERVRRGVGGGSLILMHPTDRTVKALPEIIRMIKEKGLRLGTVSEVLSPKRLEPVEPMVTF, from the coding sequence GTGCGGCGCGGTGCACGTATCCGAATGCTCGGCTGGCTGATATTGGTGCTTCCTCTTCTCCTGGCCCTGGTTCAGTCGCCGGCGGTGACTGCCTATGTCGCCGCGGTGAAGAAGGGGGATTTGCCCGCCTTCGCGGGGGAAGATCTTCGCTCCGTGATTGAATCGGAAGCGAAGCGCCGCTATGAGCCTCCCGTCGACGCGAGGGTTGACAAGGTATGGAAGGCGATTCCCGGATACGACGGTTTGGCAGTGGATGTGGAGGAGACCTACCGGCTGGCCAAAAAACGGGAGCCCGGATCGCCCATCCCCTGGGTCTACAAAGTGGTACCCGCCCGGGTAACCTTGGACGACCTGGATCCTCAGCCCATCTATCGGGGAAATGAGAAGAAGCCCATGGTCGCTCTGATGATGAATGTCTCCTGGGGGACGGAGCACCTGGGGGAGATGCTTCGGGTGCTGCATGAGGAGCGGGTCCCCGCCACATTTTTTCTGGAGGGATCCTGGCTGAAAAAACATCCGGATGAAGCCCGGGCCCTGATGAAGGAGGGACACGAAATCGGCAACCACGCCTACTCCCATCCGCTGATGAGCGGGCTTTCCCCGGAACGGATCCGCGGGGAGATGTTCCAGACGGAGCAGTTGCTTGAGAAAACCCTGGGTATCCGTTCCAAATGGTTTGCCCCCCCTGCCGGAGACTTTAATCAGACGGTGGTGGAAGAAGCGGCTCGGCTGGGGATGAAGACTGTTCTGTGGACCGTGGACACGGTGGACTGGCGGAAAAGTTCCACTCCGGAGCTCATGGTGGAACGGGTAAGACGGGGAGTCGGGGGCGGTTCCCTCATCCTGATGCATCCGACGGACCGCACGGTGAAAGCCCTTCCAGAAATCATCCGGATGATCAAGGAAAAGGGGCTGCGGCTGGGAACCGTCAGCGAGGTGTTGTCCCCGAAGCGGCTGGAGCCGGTTGAGCCGATGGTGACCTTCTGA
- the dut gene encoding dUTP diphosphatase, protein MFEIGIRRLPGNEDLPLPQKMSLGASGFDLFAAVDQPLTLNPGQRKLVPTGIALEMPAGVEAQVRPRSGLALKHGISVLNSPGTIDSDYRGEVGVILINLGDEPFVLRRGDRIAQLVFGRVLDVRFTEVDRLGATERGGGGFGHTGT, encoded by the coding sequence TTGTTTGAGATTGGCATCAGGCGGTTGCCGGGAAACGAAGATCTTCCCCTTCCCCAAAAGATGTCCCTCGGCGCCAGCGGTTTCGACCTGTTTGCCGCCGTCGATCAACCCTTGACCCTGAACCCCGGTCAGCGGAAACTGGTACCCACCGGAATCGCTCTGGAAATGCCCGCGGGCGTGGAAGCTCAGGTTCGCCCCCGGAGCGGGCTGGCCCTGAAGCACGGGATCTCGGTTTTGAACAGTCCGGGGACCATCGATTCCGATTACCGGGGGGAAGTGGGGGTGATCCTGATCAACCTGGGCGATGAACCGTTTGTCCTTCGCAGGGGAGATCGTATCGCCCAGCTGGTGTTCGGGCGGGTGCTCGACGTCCGGTTTACGGAGGTGGATCGGCTCGGCGCCACGGAGCGGGGCGGAGGCGGATTTGGACATACCGGAACATGA
- the truB gene encoding tRNA pseudouridine(55) synthase TruB: MTLFGVIPVWKPTGMTSHDVVAELRCMTGQRKVGHTGTLDPAVEGVLPICLGQATRIAEFIQELPKRYAGSMVLGASTDTQDQTGRILREEPVGPLDPSRIDEAFQQFQGEIDQVPPMVSAVRVGGRRLYEWAREGKEVPRRARRVKIYELVRTGMGREGDRLRIDFEVLCSKGTYVRTLCVDIGAWLGYPAHMSRLVRVQSGPFFLQDAVTLEELGEVARRGNWEDVLVPPDAALGHFPSLVVSSSARQGVLNGMWLQLERPLDFQAVGGLVRVYTEEGEFCALYRLSAPDIARPEKVFRNG; the protein is encoded by the coding sequence ATGACGTTGTTCGGCGTGATCCCCGTTTGGAAGCCGACGGGCATGACCTCCCACGATGTGGTGGCGGAACTGCGCTGCATGACCGGCCAGCGGAAAGTCGGACACACCGGCACGCTGGATCCGGCGGTGGAGGGCGTGTTGCCGATCTGCCTGGGACAGGCGACGCGCATAGCCGAGTTCATTCAAGAGCTGCCTAAGCGGTACGCCGGTTCGATGGTTCTGGGTGCTTCGACGGACACCCAGGATCAGACGGGAAGGATCCTCCGGGAGGAGCCGGTGGGACCTCTGGATCCGTCCAGGATTGATGAAGCTTTCCAGCAGTTTCAGGGGGAGATCGATCAGGTTCCGCCGATGGTGTCGGCGGTTCGGGTGGGAGGGCGCCGCCTCTATGAGTGGGCAAGGGAAGGGAAAGAGGTTCCGCGAAGGGCGCGGCGCGTCAAGATCTATGAGCTTGTCCGCACCGGGATGGGGCGGGAAGGGGATCGGTTGCGGATCGATTTCGAGGTTCTCTGCTCCAAGGGAACCTATGTCCGCACGCTCTGTGTCGATATCGGTGCCTGGCTGGGATACCCGGCTCATATGTCCCGTCTGGTCCGTGTTCAGAGCGGCCCCTTTTTCCTTCAGGATGCGGTGACGTTGGAAGAGCTGGGCGAGGTGGCGCGGCGCGGCAACTGGGAGGATGTTCTGGTTCCGCCCGATGCGGCCCTGGGGCACTTTCCCAGCCTGGTCGTCTCCTCTTCCGCCCGGCAGGGAGTGTTGAACGGGATGTGGCTTCAGCTGGAAAGGCCCTTGGACTTTCAGGCGGTCGGCGGTTTGGTGCGGGTCTACACGGAGGAAGGGGAGTTTTGCGCTCTGTATCGGCTTTCTGCTCCTGACATCGCCCGGCCGGAAAAAGTGTTTCGAAATGGGTGA
- the pnp gene encoding polyribonucleotide nucleotidyltransferase, which translates to MEPKIFTFDLAGRPLRMEIGKHANFANGSVFVRYGDTVVIATAVASKETKDTDFFPLTVNYEERLYAVGKIPGGFIKREGRPSEKAVLASRLIDRPIRPLFPEGLRNEVQVIATVLSVDQDCSPEIAAMIGASTALSISDIPFDGPIAGVIVGRVDGKFVINPTVEQMEKSDMHLVVAGTKDAINMVEAGCDEVPEKVVLEGILYGHKTIKKLVEFQEQIVQAVGKEKMEPELARVDEELESRVRDLATERIIEAAQVVEKQARQEALDAIRDDVLETLAEEYPEPEQQKEIEKVLEMILKEEVRRMILEESRRPDGRGPKEIRPLYSETSLLPRTHGSGLFRRGQTQVLSVCTLGALGDVQILDGLDLEESKRFMHHYNFPPYSVGETRPLRSPGRREIGHGALGERALEPIIPSEDEFPYTIRLVSEVLESNGSTSQASICASTLALMDAGVPIKAPVAGIAMGLVKEGDRVVVLTDIQGMEDHLGDMDFKVAGTRKGVTALQMDIKIKGIDREILHQALQQAREARMELLDHMAKTLPKPRKELSPYAPKILTLRIHPDKIRDVIGPSGRVINRIIDETGVKIDIEQDGRIYIASTDPKQNEAAKKIIEDLVREVVVGEVYVGTVKRVEKYGAFVEVLPGKEGLVHISQLDSTRVNKVSDVVKVGDTIMVKVTEIDDQGRINLSRKAVLKERSSVK; encoded by the coding sequence ATGGAACCGAAGATATTCACTTTTGACTTGGCCGGACGACCCCTGAGAATGGAGATCGGCAAACATGCCAACTTTGCGAACGGTTCCGTGTTCGTTCGCTACGGCGACACGGTCGTCATCGCGACGGCGGTCGCGTCGAAGGAAACGAAGGATACCGATTTTTTCCCGCTCACGGTCAACTATGAGGAGCGGTTGTACGCCGTCGGAAAGATCCCCGGCGGATTCATCAAGCGGGAAGGCCGTCCCAGCGAAAAGGCGGTTCTCGCCAGCCGGCTGATCGATCGCCCGATCCGCCCGCTGTTCCCGGAGGGCCTTCGGAATGAAGTGCAGGTGATCGCGACGGTTCTTTCCGTCGATCAGGACTGTTCCCCCGAGATTGCCGCCATGATCGGCGCTTCCACCGCTCTTTCCATTTCCGACATTCCCTTTGACGGTCCAATCGCGGGAGTGATCGTCGGACGGGTGGACGGGAAGTTTGTGATCAACCCCACCGTCGAGCAGATGGAAAAGAGCGACATGCACCTGGTTGTCGCCGGCACGAAGGACGCCATCAACATGGTGGAGGCGGGTTGTGACGAGGTTCCCGAGAAAGTGGTTTTGGAGGGAATCCTGTACGGGCACAAAACGATCAAGAAACTGGTGGAATTTCAGGAGCAGATTGTACAGGCCGTCGGAAAAGAGAAGATGGAACCCGAGTTGGCCCGGGTGGATGAAGAATTGGAGAGCCGTGTGCGCGACCTCGCCACGGAAAGGATCATCGAGGCCGCCCAGGTGGTAGAAAAACAGGCGCGGCAGGAGGCGCTGGATGCGATCCGGGATGATGTGCTGGAAACCTTGGCGGAGGAATATCCGGAACCGGAGCAGCAGAAGGAGATTGAAAAGGTTCTGGAAATGATCCTGAAAGAGGAAGTCCGCCGGATGATCCTAGAGGAGTCCAGACGGCCTGACGGACGAGGCCCCAAGGAGATTCGTCCTTTGTACAGCGAAACCTCCCTGTTGCCCCGCACCCATGGTTCAGGCCTTTTCCGACGCGGTCAGACCCAGGTGTTGAGCGTCTGCACCCTGGGGGCCCTCGGAGATGTGCAGATTCTGGACGGACTCGACCTGGAAGAGTCGAAGCGGTTTATGCATCATTACAACTTCCCGCCGTACAGTGTCGGGGAAACGCGTCCGCTGCGGTCACCCGGACGGCGGGAGATCGGTCACGGAGCTCTCGGAGAGCGCGCCCTGGAGCCGATCATCCCCTCGGAGGACGAGTTTCCGTACACGATTCGCCTCGTTTCGGAAGTGTTGGAGTCCAACGGTTCCACTTCCCAAGCCAGCATCTGCGCTTCCACCCTTGCGCTGATGGACGCGGGCGTTCCGATCAAGGCGCCGGTTGCCGGAATCGCCATGGGCTTGGTCAAGGAAGGGGACCGGGTGGTGGTGTTGACCGACATCCAAGGGATGGAAGACCATCTGGGCGATATGGACTTCAAGGTGGCGGGAACCCGCAAAGGCGTCACCGCGCTACAGATGGACATCAAGATCAAGGGGATCGACAGGGAGATCCTGCATCAGGCACTGCAGCAAGCCAGGGAAGCCCGGATGGAGCTCCTCGACCACATGGCCAAGACGTTGCCCAAGCCGCGGAAGGAGCTGTCCCCGTACGCGCCCAAGATTCTCACCCTGCGCATCCATCCGGACAAAATCCGCGATGTGATCGGACCCAGCGGCCGGGTGATCAACCGGATCATCGACGAGACGGGCGTGAAGATCGACATCGAACAGGATGGACGCATTTACATCGCCTCGACGGATCCCAAACAAAACGAGGCCGCCAAAAAGATCATCGAGGATCTCGTCCGCGAGGTGGTCGTGGGAGAAGTTTATGTGGGAACGGTGAAACGGGTGGAGAAATACGGTGCCTTTGTCGAGGTGCTTCCCGGCAAGGAAGGACTGGTTCACATTTCCCAGCTGGACTCGACCCGCGTGAACAAGGTGTCCGACGTGGTCAAGGTGGGAGACACCATCATGGTGAAGGTGACGGAAATCGACGATCAGGGTCGGATCAATCTGTCCCGCAAGGCGGTTCTGAAGGAACGGTCTTCGGTGAAATAA
- a CDS encoding DHH family phosphoesterase produces MSEGERFLVVSHVDPDGDAIGSTLTVGHLLRLLGKRAVMANASPVPAKYRELPGAEEIVRPQDLFDEPPFERVIAVDVADEDRMGDCRSLVAPDARLLNVDHHRTNTRFGTHHLINPEAAATAEVLYDWIESMGIKWTKPLASCVYTGLLTDTGGFRYSNTTPAVMKRAARLLECGVDAPRIAEQVLETLTIGQLNLLRRALSTLRLSEDRRIAWMWLTLQDFLEAEAGEGDLDGIVNYARNVIGVEVGILFRQLKSGAVKVSLRSRRWVDVSEVAGFFGGGGHARAAGCTVAGARDEVERRVLERVAEALGR; encoded by the coding sequence GTGTCCGAAGGGGAGCGGTTTTTGGTGGTTTCCCATGTCGATCCGGACGGCGATGCGATCGGCTCCACATTGACGGTGGGACATCTTCTTCGCCTTTTGGGCAAGCGGGCGGTGATGGCGAACGCGTCGCCGGTACCTGCGAAATATCGGGAACTCCCCGGCGCGGAAGAGATCGTCAGACCGCAGGATCTCTTCGACGAGCCCCCCTTTGAGCGGGTGATCGCCGTGGATGTGGCGGACGAGGATCGGATGGGCGATTGCCGGTCCCTCGTTGCTCCCGATGCCCGTTTGTTAAATGTCGACCATCATCGGACCAACACTCGTTTCGGCACCCATCACCTGATCAATCCCGAGGCGGCCGCGACGGCGGAGGTTCTGTACGACTGGATCGAATCGATGGGGATAAAGTGGACGAAGCCCCTCGCCTCCTGTGTCTACACCGGTTTGTTGACGGACACGGGCGGGTTTCGGTACAGCAATACCACACCGGCGGTGATGAAGCGGGCGGCCCGGCTGTTGGAATGCGGTGTCGACGCCCCTCGGATCGCGGAACAAGTCCTGGAAACTCTGACGATCGGGCAGCTCAACCTGCTCCGGCGGGCGCTTTCCACCCTCCGATTGTCGGAGGACAGACGGATCGCGTGGATGTGGCTCACCTTGCAGGATTTTTTGGAGGCCGAGGCCGGCGAAGGGGATCTGGACGGAATCGTCAACTATGCCCGGAACGTGATCGGAGTTGAAGTGGGAATCCTGTTCCGCCAGCTGAAAAGCGGTGCTGTCAAAGTGAGCCTGCGGTCCCGCCGATGGGTCGACGTCAGCGAAGTGGCCGGATTTTTCGGAGGCGGCGGCCACGCCCGGGCGGCCGGGTGCACGGTCGCAGGGGCCCGCGACGAAGTGGAGCGCCGCGTGCTGGAGCGGGTGGCGGAGGCGCTCGGACGATGA
- a CDS encoding dipicolinate synthase subunit B, translating to MNFEGKTIGFAMTGSHCTHDEVLPQMERLVQLGARVIPILSYTVANVDSRFGRAEEWLAKIREITPEPMITTVPEAEPIGPKKLLDCLVIAPCTGNTLARLANALTDGPVLMAAKAQMRNHRPVVVAISTNDALGLNAVNLARLLPARDIYFVPFGQDNPEKKPNSMVARMELIPETCAAAMEGRQLQPLIVEKYRYLTS from the coding sequence ATGAATTTCGAGGGAAAGACCATCGGCTTTGCGATGACGGGATCCCATTGCACCCACGATGAGGTTTTGCCGCAGATGGAGCGACTGGTACAGCTTGGCGCCCGGGTGATTCCCATCCTCTCTTATACGGTGGCAAACGTGGACAGCCGTTTCGGCAGGGCCGAGGAGTGGTTGGCCAAGATCCGGGAAATCACTCCCGAGCCGATGATCACGACCGTTCCGGAGGCGGAACCGATCGGTCCGAAGAAGCTGTTGGATTGTTTGGTGATCGCCCCCTGCACCGGAAACACCTTGGCCCGCTTGGCCAATGCCCTGACCGACGGTCCCGTCCTCATGGCGGCCAAGGCACAAATGAGAAATCATCGCCCCGTGGTGGTGGCGATCTCCACCAACGATGCCTTGGGACTCAATGCGGTCAATCTGGCCCGCCTCCTGCCGGCGAGGGACATCTACTTCGTCCCCTTCGGGCAGGACAATCCCGAAAAGAAACCCAACTCCATGGTCGCCCGCATGGAATTGATCCCGGAAACCTGTGCCGCGGCAATGGAAGGAAGGCAGCTCCAGCCGTTAATAGTTGAAAAATATCGTTACTTGACTTCATAA